A window of Castanea sativa cultivar Marrone di Chiusa Pesio chromosome 1, ASM4071231v1 contains these coding sequences:
- the LOC142619387 gene encoding shaggy-related protein kinase kappa-like encodes MAIGLLRFQSSIISWTITLEPSKQSLSSVEKMMKIIMLFNKLKFSVFQKRLPPEAVDLVCRFFQYSPNLRCTALEACVHPFFDELRDPNTRLPNGRPLPPLFNFKAPELSGIPPDTIHKLIPEHARKQNLFMALHS; translated from the exons ATGGCGATAGGCTTGTTACGGTTTCAGAGTTCAATTATTTCGTGGACAATCACTTTAGAGCCATCGAAACAATCTCTAAGCTCTGtggagaagatgatgaagattatTATGCTCTTCAACAAACTGAAATTCAGT GTCTTCCAAAAACGTTTACCCCCAGAAGCAGTGGACCTCGTTTGTAGGTTTTTTCAGTACTCTCCCAATTTGCGATGCACTGCT TTGGAAGCTTGCGTTCATCCTTTCTTTGATGAGCTGAGGGACCCAAACACTCGCCTTCCTAATGGCCGCCCTCTGCCTCCTCTCTTTAATTTTAAAGCCCCag AGCTCTCTGGCATACCACCTGATACCATCCATAAACTTATTCCAGAACATGCTCGGAAGCAGAACTTGTTTATGGCTTTGCACTCTTAG
- the LOC142636811 gene encoding LOW QUALITY PROTEIN: G-type lectin S-receptor-like serine/threonine-protein kinase At2g19130 (The sequence of the model RefSeq protein was modified relative to this genomic sequence to represent the inferred CDS: deleted 3 bases in 2 codons) — MNNRCMAQRSQKQEIYTTSKKAWSHFALLLILSLKAHLSTASDTMYRGQRLAWNQTLTSKNGIFELGFFTPGKSHKHYVGIWYKTIAELTVVWVANRGCPVYNPSSKALEISEDGNLLTTEKGIPFCNCTNSGMPNHTVAVLLDKGNFILRDKLDNVLWQSFEEQTNTLLPGAKIGYNRLTNKSNILRSWTSSENPGSGQFSAELKESRLLIYYISNSPWLTLLISNVSFINIGNDLFWLYINYSYVFNEYESYFTYSSLDYATSARFVLDVTGDLNLYIWSSYSQTWNLFWTEASRHCEIDGFCGNYGICIQHKAPLCDCPKGFEPRWPGNWSILQDYSGGCIRRTPLGCSNEGIDKFLTMPNMHLGNLFGVATKINGMVQDIEACKLACLRDCDCIAYSCYDECFLYMKQLMNLQISPGTETGEDLYVRISASEQFELVGSRTKTSKKAAWILGVFAMLILLLSIVLAIILWKPSADGALEESEFSLKLFKYRDLQKATKNFSQKLGEGGFGSVFKGTLPNSTATAVKKIRSVEQGEKQFRAEVRTLGAIQHVNLLHLHGFCVEASKRFLVYDYMPKGSSESHLFQEVSKILDWNTRYHIAIGIAKGLAYLHENCIDCIIHCDIKLENILLDAENDPKVADFGLAKVIGRNFSRVLTTMSMLTS; from the exons ATGAACAATCGTTGTATGGCACAAAGAAGCCAAAAGCAGGAAATCTATACTACAAGCAAGAAGGCATGGTCTCATTTTGCTCTACTTCTCATCTTGTCACTCAAAGCTCATCTCTCCACTGCATCTGATACCATGTACCGAGGTCAGCGTCTGGCATGGAACCAGACCCTTACTTCTAAAAACGGAATTTTCGAACTGGGTTTCTTCACACCTGGTAAGTCTCACAAGCATTATGTAGGCATATGGTATAAAACTATAGCAGAGTTAACAGTGGTTTGGGTGGCAAATAGAGGCTGCCCAGTCTATAACCCGTCCTCTAAAGCACTAGAAATTTCTGAGGATGGCAATTTGTTGACAACTGAAAAAGGAATTCCTTTTTGCAATTGCACAAACTCTGGCATGCCTAATCATACTGTAGCAGTGCTTCTTGATAAAGGGAATTTTATCTTAAGAGATAAATTAGATAATGTATTGTGGCAGAGTTTTGAGGAGCAAACCAATACGTTGCTTCCAGGGGCCAAGATTGGGTACAATAGACTTACCAATAAAAGCAATATTCTAAGGTCATGGACAAGTTCAGAAAATCCAGGTAGTGGCCAGTTCTCAGCTGAATTAAAAGAAAGTAGATTATTAATATACTATATAAGCAATTCTCCTTGGCTTACGCTGCTTATCAGCAACGTGTCATTTATAAATATAGGGAATGACCTATTCTGGCTATATATAAACTATTCCTATGTTTTCAATGAGTACGAAAGCTATTTTACATATTCTTCTCTCGACTATGCTACATCCGCTAGATTTGTTTTGGACGTTACCGGGGATCTCAATCTCTATATATGGAGCAGTTATTCCCAGACATGGAATTTGTTTTGGACAGAAGCTTCACGACATTGTGAGATTGATGGTTTTTGTGGCAATTATGGCATCTGTATTCAGCATAAGGCACCTCTTTGTGATTGCCCAAAAGGATTTGAACCAAGGTGGCCAGGAAATTGG AGCATACTACAAGACTACTCAGGAGGG TGTATTAGGAGAACTCCTTTAGGATGCTCAAATGAAGGAATCGATAAGTTCCTCACAATGCCCAACATGCACCTTGGAAATCTCTTTGGGGTGGCAACAAAGATTAATGGAATGGTCCAAGACATTGAGGCATGTAAATTAGCATGCTTAAGGGATTGTGACTGCATTGCTTACTCCTGTTATGATGAATGTTTTCTGTACATGAAACAACTGATGAATTTACAAATTTCACCTGGTACTGAGACTGGTGAAGATTTGTATGTTCGCATTTCAGCATCTGAGCAATTTGAGTTGGTTGGAAGTAGAACCAAGACGTCGAAAAAGGCTGCTTGGATTCTTGGAGTTTTTGCAATGCTCATTCTTCTCCTTAGCATTGTTTTGGCAATCATATTGTGGAAACCTTCCGCTGATGGTGCGCTTGAGGAATCAGAATTTTCTTTGAAGTTGTTTAAGTATCGGGATTTACAAAAAGCAACAAAGAACTTCTCCCAAAAACTTGGGGAGGGCGGTTTTGGTTCTGTTTTCAAAGGGACTTTGCCGAATTCAACAGCCACAGCAGTGAAGAAAATAAGAAGTGTAGAGCAAGGAGAGAAACAATTTCGTGCAGAAGTGAGAACACTTGGAGCAATCCAGCATGTCAATCTTCTTCACCTACATGGATTCTGTGTAGAAGCTTCAAAAAGATTTCTCGTCTATGATTATATGCCAAAAGGTTCTTCAGAATCTCATTTGTTCCAGGAggtttctaaaattttggattgGAATACAAGATATCATATTGCAATTGGGATTGCTAAAGGGTTGGCATACCTTCATGAGAATTGTATAGACTGTATCATACATTGTGACATCAAGCTTGAGAACATATTGTTGGATGCTGAGAATGACCCAAAAGTGGCTGATTTTGGGCTTGCAAAGGTAATAGGTCGGAACTTCAGTCGGGTTTTAACCACCATGTCAATGCTAACATCCTAA